GCATCAGGTTCGGGATGACGTCTTTGATGATGATGCGCGGCGTGCTGATACCCATCGTCCGAGAGGCTTCGACGTAGTTGTTCTCCCGGATCGTGAGCACCTGCGACCGGAGCGACCGACCGAGGCCGGCCCAGTAGCTAATGTTGATGATGACGCCCAACAGAACCGGGTTCTCGGGATTGAGCGTCACCGCGAGGATGATGACGAGCGGCAGCCCCGGAATCGCCATCACGAGGTCCGAGAAGGACATGAGCCCGCGGTCGACGCTGCCGCCCTTGTACCCGGCGACCGTGCCGATGATGACCGCGATGACCGTCGCCCAGACCGCGCCCGCGGTGATCATGATGAGGATGCTCGGCGTCGAGTGGATGATGAGCGCCATCAGGTCGGTCCCCGAGGCCGTCGTCCCCAGCGGGTAGTTCATGTTCTCGAACAGCGTGAGGTAGCGGGGCGCCTGGCTCGTCGACGGCTCTCGCCACAGTCCGAGGACCGCGACGAGCCCCATCAGGATGTACACGCCGATGATCAACAGCCCGAAGCGCGTCCGCCAGTCGGACCACGCGATCACGGCGGGCGTCCGTATCTGGGCCTCGTAGATCTCTTTGAGCCGCTCTTTCCGCGTGACGTCGGCCGACGAACCGCTGTCGCTTCGCCAGTCGACGCTCGTCGTTTCCGTTTCAGTAGGCTTCATCTGACTCACCTGCGCTGATCCGCGGGTCGATCCGGCTGTACGTCAGGTCGGCGATGAACACGCCCACGACGAGCGCCACGGTGATGACGAGGAACGTCCCCATCATCAGCGGGTAGTCGTTGGCGTTGAGCGCCGTGATCATGTAGTAGCCGAGCCCGGTGTACGAGAAGATCTGCTCTAAGATGACGGTCCCGCCGAGACGGAAGCCGAGCAGGAGCAGGAACCCCGTGTACATCGGGAGGATGGCGTTCCGCGCGACGTATCGCGTCGCGATACGGCGGTCGGAGAGCCCGCGGAGCCGCGCCACCTGTACGTAGTCGTTGCCCAGTACCTGGATGCTGTTCCCGCGCATCGCGAGCGCCTGACCGCCGGCGGCGCCCAGCGTGTACGAGACGATGGGCAGGATGCTGTGTTTCAGCGCGCTGACGAGGAACGGCACCCCGAGGCTGCGTTCGACGCTGTTGCTGACCGTGCCCGCCGTCGGGAGCCACCCGAGCTGGTAGGCGAAGATGTACAGCGCGATGACCGCGACGACGTAGAACGGGAGCGACATCAGCGAGATGGAGACGCCGGTGACCAGCTGGTCGAAGCGGCTCCCCTCCCAGTACGCCTGCAGCGACCCGATGAAGATGCCGATGACGAAGACCAGAATCGTCGAGACGAGCACGACGAACACGGTCCACGGCGCGGCCTTGGCTATCACCGCCACCACGGGCTCACCGAGCGAGATGGACTCGCCGAGGTTGCCCTGGAACAGCGCGAGCATGTAGTCGATGTACTGCTGCCACAGCGGTTCGTTGGGCCGGATGTTCTGGAGGTTCGCGATTCTCGCGTCGACCTCGTCGGCCGGCACCCCCTGTCGCAGCAGTTGCGCGCGCAGCAGCGTGAACGGACCGCCGGGCAGGAGCCGAACTAGCCCGAACGTCAGCGACGCTACGAGGAAGACCGTGACGAACACTCTGGCGGTCCGCCGCACGTAGTAGTTGACCATTGCGTATTCGAGCTCGTGTGATTACTGCTTTGCGCCCAGCTTGCCCTGCTTCGGGAGCCAGTGCGAGGGCCACTTGACGCCGCGAGCGGGGTCGTCTTCGCCGGCGACGTTCCACTCGGCGTCGGTGAGCCACGACTGGTCGACCTTGGCGACGAGGCTCAACACCGGGATGTTCTGGTTGTGGTGCCACGCGACGCGCTTGACCGTCTCTTCGACGGCCGCCTCGTCCTGCGACGTTGCGACCGAGGTGATCTCTTCGAGGGGGTCGAGCGTCATCTCGCCGGAGCCGTCCATCGCGGGGACGGTGTGTTCGCCCTCGGGGAAGTTGTGGCCGCCGTCGATGTCCGGGATCTTCATCTGCCAGCGCAGCGGGAAGTACGGGAACGACGAGCGGGCGCCGCCGGGAAGCCAGTAGAAGGCGCCCATCGTGAAGTTGGACTCGATGTAGGCGCCGAAGTAGTCGCCCTGCGGGAGCGAGTTGATCTCGAAGTCGAACCCGAAGGAGTTGAGCTGGTCGACGACCGTGTTGGTCGCCGTCGTCCAGTCGGTCCAGCCGGCCGGGGTGATGTAGCTGCCGCCGAGCGCGTTGCCGTCGCCGTCTTGCCACGTGCCGTCGGACTTGGTGTAGCCGGCCTCGCGGAGCAGCGAGGCGGCCTTCTCTGTGTTGGACGCGTTCGGACCGTACCCCTCGAAGCTGTCGAGGTCGTCGCCGAGCCACGTCTCCTGGTCTTCCGGCGGGATGCCGGTGACCTTCGGTGCGGGGGTTTTCGTCCGCGGCCCCGAGTTGTCGGCGACCTGCTGGCGGTTGATCACGTGTGCGATAGCCTGTCGAACCTTCCGTTTGCCGAAGTCCTCGTCGTCGTGGTTGAAAATGGCGCCGTACCCCCACTTGGCCGGGAGCTGAACCTCCTCGACGCGGTCCGGGAAGTTGGCGACGATGGTCGGCGGGGTAAACAGACTGGAGACGACGTCGAGTTCACCGCCCAGCAGTCCCTGCTGGAGCGCGGTGTTGTCGGTGCGGGTGAGCAGCTCGTACGTGTTGTAATTGACGTTGTCGGCGGCGTGGAAGTTCTCGTTGCGGCGCAGCGTCCAGCCCTGATCGCTTTTCGACTCGAACGAGAACGGGCCGTTGCCGTGGATGTCTTCTTCCCACTTGAACTGCTGGACGGCCGAGGCCTCCTGATCGAGGAACTTCTCGTAAACCGGCTGATACGCGTGAATCCGGAGGTCGCCGTTCGCCAGCGTGTGTTTGATGATCTGCGGGTTCGTCGGATCGCTCAGGTTCAACACGACCGTCTTGTCGTCGTCGCCCTGCTCGACGCTCTCGACGTAGTCCCAGAGCGTGGCGCCCGTCTTCTGCATCAGCTTGAACTGCGTGATGACGTCGCCGGCCGTCACGTCGTCGCCGGTGTCCCACGCGAGGTCGTCGCGCAGCGTGAGCGTCACGGTCGTCCCGTCGAACGACCAGTCGGAGAGGCCCGCAAGTTCGAACTCCTGCGTCGTGAAGTTGTACGCGGCGAAGCGCTCGAAGAGGTGGTTCCCGGCGATCCAGTCGTAGTTCTGGGTCGCCATCGGGTTCACGTGCATGTTCGTCGGAACCCCGTTGTTGGTCGCCCCGACGAGGGTCGTGTCGACGACGCCCGATCCACCGGTGCCGTCGCTCCCGTCGCTTCCGTCGCTCCCGTCGCTTCCGTCGCCACCGCCACCGCCGCTGCTGTCGGTACAGCCGGCGAGGGCTGCGGCACCCGACGCGCCGGTGAGCGTCACGAAGTGCCGTCGGCTAATCATATCGCTATAGTTGTCGGTAGGGTCTGACATTGAACAGTGAAATCGTTCTCTCATCTATTATTAAATGTTATGGTAAATGGTCTATCATCGCAGACACAGCCACCTGTACGACGAGACGAGAGGGCAGCGTAGACGGGGGATCGCGCTCTCGCGCCGGAGATCGGTCGCAACAAAAGAATTAACCCGTGAGATTCGGTATCATGAATAATGCGATCAGATAAGCCGCAGGACCTTCCTCGCCGGAGTTTCGTCCGCGCCGCCGTCGCCATCGGCGGGACGAGCGCCCTTTCGGCGTGCCTCGAAACGGAGCAGGACCAACTCGGTGAGGTCGGTGGCGCCGCCGAGACGACGGCGGCGGACGCCGACGGCCCGACGTTTCCCAGAGGCGACCTGTCGGCCGTCCCGGCCGGCCAGCACCGGTGGGGAGAGTGGCTGGTGCGCGACGCACACGGGAACACCGTGCCGCCACAACAGCTCGTGGCGATCGGTCTCACCTACGAGGGGTCGGCCCCGCCGACCGACGACGAGCGAGCCGGCGTCGAAGCGTCCCTGCAACTGCTCGAACGGGCGTTCCAGTGGGGGACTGGCGGGAACGCCGGCGCGAGTTTCCACCGCGGGCTCCTGTTTATGCTCGGCTACGCGCCGTCGTACTTCGACCGGGTCGGCGACGTGCCCGAGGGGCTCCCGACGCCGGAGTCGGTCTTGGAGGCCCTCGGCGAGGACCCCGCACGCGCGGACGACTACGACGCGGTGTTGATCCTCACGAGCGACATCGGCTCCATCCTCCTCTCGGCGGAGGAGGCGCTTTTCGGCGGGCTCGACGAACTCAACGGGCTGCCGGTCGAGTCGACGTTCGAGGGAGTCTTCTCGAAGGCGGGCCGGCACGTCGGCTACGTCGGCAAGGGGCTGCCGGCGGACAAGCTCGACCACGAGGGGATTCCGGAGAACGCCCCGCTGTCGATGGGGTATAAATCCGGGTTCCGCGACAACCTCCCGAGCGAGGACCGCGTCACCATCGACGAGGGACCGATGGCCGGCGGGACGACCATCGCCTCCTCGACGCTCCGGATCGATCTGGACCGCTGGTACGAGCAAGGTCAGGAGGAACGGACCGCGGAGATGTTCTGTCCGGCACACGACCCGGACGACATCGGGACGACCGGCGACAAGCTCGGCGGGGACAGCGGCGTCACCGAGGCGGACGTCGAGAACATCGACCGCCACGCCGAGGAGTACGACCGCGTCGGCCACACCCAGAAGGTCGCTCGCGCACGCGACGACGACTTCGAGGCCCGGATCCTCCGCCGGACCGAGGGGGTCGCCGACACCGTCCGCGACGGGGCCGGCTTCCAGTTCAACTCGGTCCAGAAGTCGATGACCGACTTCGTCGAGACGCGGAAAGCGATGGACCCGGAGGAGTACGACCACGACGTGGCGGCCGACGCCCACGGCATCGACGACTACCTGGAGACGCTCCGCCGCGGCAGTTACCTCGCGCCGCCGCGCGAGAAGCGCGCGCTCCCGGTGATCTGAGATGCGGGACGGTGGACGCGCCGTCCTCGTGGCCCTGCTCCTCGTCCTCGCCGGCTGTTCGGCGGGGGGCGCGTTCGGGACGGGCGGCGACGACGCGGGCCGGGAGCCGGCCCGACTGCAGTTCGAAGACGCGACGGCGGCGTCGGGGCTCTCGTACGAGGCGACCGGCACCGGCGTCGGCAGCGGGAACTCGGGCGTCTACGTCGCCGACGTGAACCGCGACTCGTGGCCGGACATCCTCGCCACCGGCGGGGCGGAGCCGGCGCTGTTCGTCAACGACGGCGGGACGTTCACACGGCGGGAGGCGCTGCCGGGCGTCCCCGGCGAGATCAAAAGCGCCGCGTTCGTCGACGTCGAGGGCGACGGCTGGCCCGACCTGCTTCTGTTCGGCAAAGACGGGACGGTCCGGGCGTACCACAACGACGAGGGGACCTTCGAGCCGACCGACTACGGCATCGGGACCCTCTCGTACCCGCTCGGCGCGACGGCCGCCGACTACGACGGCGACGGCGACCAGGACCTGTTCGTCTACCAGTCGGGGTCCTGGCGCGAGTCGAAGCCGGCGGGCTACTTCAACCTCAACACGACCGTCGACACCGACAACGGGCACCCGAACTACCTCTACGAGAACGTCAACGGGTCGTTCGAGCGCGTCCGGACGGACGACATCGGAGGCGACCACTGGAGCCTGGCGGCGAGTTTCGCCGACCTGACCGGCGACGGCCGCCCCGACATCCACGTCGCCAATGACTACAACGACGACACGCTCTACGTCAACCGCGGCGGCGGGTCGTTCGAGCGCCGGTCGCTCGGCGGGTCGACGGCGCGGAACGGGATGGCCTCCGAGGTGGCCGACGTGACGGGCGACGGGCGGCCGGACGTGTTCGTCTCGAACATCTGGTTCCCGGATTTACAGGCGAACATGGAGCCCGAGCGCTACGACCGGCTGAAACGGCTCTTGGAGTTCGTGATCCACTCCAGCCGGACGAAGGGGAACACGCTGCTCGTCGGGCAGGGCGACGGCACGTTCACTGATCAGGCCGACGGCCTCGGCGTCCGCCGGGGCGGGTGGGGGTGGGCCGCGAGCATGACCGACTTCGACAACGACGGCGACCGCGACCTGGTCCACACGACCCAACACGTCATCAGAGTCGACCGGGAGGACCCCGTCTACACCTACCCAATGGCGTTCCAGTCGAACCGGAGCGCCGCCGGCGACGACGGCGCGTTCACGCGCGTGAACAAGACGGTAAACGGGATGCGAGAGACCGACGGCCGGGGGTTAGCCACCCTCGATTACGACCGCGACGGGGCACAGGAGCTCGTCGTCGCGACGTACGACGACCCGTTCGTCGTCTACGACAACGCCGGGACCGGCGACCGCAACAGCGTCCAGTTCCGCGTCGTCGACGACGCCGGCGCGACCGCGCTCGGCGCCGAGGTGACCGTGACGGCCGACGGCGAGCAGACGGGAGAACAGAAGATCCACCAGACGGACAACACGGACTACCTCTCGCAGGACTCGCGGGTCGAACACGTCGGCGTCGGCGACGCGGAGACGGTGTCGCTGCGCGTCGTCTGGCCCGACGGCACCGAACGCCGGTTCGAGGACGTCGACGCGAACCAGCGGTTCCGGATAGCCGAGTCCGGGATCGTCGCGGTGTCGTCCACGGCGGCCGAGGGGTCGGCCGATCCCGACTCATCATAAATTATAAATCGCCTTAGCGGTCTTCTTTCGGTATGCAGTCGAGTAGCAAGCAGCCGCTATATAAAGACGATACTGTCACTCTCACGAAGCGCGTCGACGACCTTCTGGAGAGGATGACACTCGAAGAGAAGGCCGGGCAGCTCGTCGGGACGTGGGCCGGGCAGCTCAGCGAGTTCAAGTCGGTCGACGACGTCGCCGACGAGGTCCGGGAACACGGGGTCGGCGCCGTCGCGTCGTTCGGGTGGGGCGGTGCGGTCGACATGCGGCTGGACGACATCGTGGAGAACGTAAACCGGCTCCAGGAGGTCGCCCTCTCGGAGACCCGCCTCGGGATTCCGCTGCTGTTCAACGTCGACGCCGTCCACGGTCACGCCTACGTGGCCGAGGGGACGGCGTTCCCGAACGGGCTCGGCGTCGGCGCGACGTGGGACGCGGACAGGGCGGAACAGGCCGCCGCCGTCACCGCGACCGAGGTCCGGCGATCCGGCGCACACCAGAACTACTCGCCGACCTGTGACGTGGCCCGCGACCCCCGGTGGGGGCGCGCGTTCGAGACGTTCGGCGAGAGCCCGTACCTCTGCGGGAAGCTGGCGGCGGGGAAGGTACGCGGGTATCAGGGAGACGGCATCGAGGAGCGAGACTCGGTCATCGCGACGGCGAAGCACTTCCCGGCGTACAGCGAGCCCGCGCGCGGCGAGGACGCCGCGCCGGTCGAGGTGTCCGAGTACGTGCTGCGGAACGTCTTCCTCCCGTCGTTCTTCGAGGCGCTCGACGAGGACGTCGAGTCGGTGATGCCGTGTTACAACGCCATCGACGGCGAACCGGCGCACGGCTCGCGCCGGTACCTCACCGACCTGCTCCGGGGGACGCTCGGCTTCGACGGGACCATCGTCTCCGACTGGAGCGGCGTCCAGATGCTCCACGGCGACCACAAGATAACCGAGGACCACCGCGGCTCGGTCCGACAGACGCGCGATGCGGGACTCGACATCGCGTCCGTGGACGCGGTCGACCACGCCGAGCATCTCGTGTCCTTAGTCGAGGAGGGCGAGCTCGCCGAGGCGACCGTCGACGAGAGCGTCAGGCGCGTCCTCGAACAGAAGTTCCGTCTCGGCCTGTTCGAAGACGCCTTCGTCGACCTCACCGAGGCGCGCGACGTCGTCGGCGCGGACCCGCACCGCGAGGCGTCGCTCGACGCGGCCCGCGAGTCGATGACGCTCCTGAAGAACGACGACCTGCTCCCGCTCGACGGCGACGAGGACGTGTTGGTCGCCGGCCCGAACGCCGACGAACCGGTCCACCAGCTCGGCGGGTGGAGCGTCCCCGACGCCGAGGGCACGGACATCGTGACGGTGCGCGACGGCATCGGCGCGGTCACGGACGGCGAGGTCGTCTACGAACGGGGCGCGACCATGAACGACGAGCTCGACGTCGACGCAGCCGTGGAGGCGGCCGCCGACGTCGACGTGGCCGTCGTCGCGGTCGGCGAGCCGTGGTACCTCCACGAGTTCGGCCCGTCGGTGGACACCGGCACCGAACCCGACGAGTTCCCCAACCGCCACTCGCTCGCGCTCCCCGACGCGCAGCGCGACCTCGTTGAGGCCATCCACGAGACGGGGACGCCCGTCGTCGGCGTGTTGGTCACCGGCCGGCCGCTCATCCTCGACTGGATGGCCGAGCACGTGCCGGCGCTGCTCATGGCGTACTACCCCGGAACGATGGGCGGGCGGGCCGTCGCCGAGACGCTGTTCGGCGAGAACGAGCCCGGCGGCCGGCTCCCGATTTCGATTCCGAGATCCGAGGGCCACCTGCCGACCCGGTTCAACCACTTCCCGCACCCGACACCGATCGGGCAGGACGAACACCCCTCGTCGTACGACCCCCTCTTCGAGTTCGGACACGGACTCAGCTACGCCGAGTTCGAGTACGGCGAGGCGACGCTCGACGCCTCGACCATCGGCCCTCACGAGACGACGACCCTGCAGGTCCCGGTCGAGAACGTGAGCGACCGAGCCGGCACCGAGGTCGTCCAGGTGTACGTCACCGACCACGCCAGCGCCACGGTGACCCCGGTCCGCGAGCTCCGCGGCTTCGAGCGCGTCTCGCTCGACGCCGGGGAAGCGACCACGGTGGAGGTCAAGCTCGACGCGGCGTCGTTCGGCCGGGTTGACGACGACGGCGTCCGCCAGACGGACGCCGGCGAGTACACGGTTCGCGTCGGCGAGCAGACGGTCGAGCTGCGCGTCGAAACGACCTACAACTGAGCGTCGCCGTCGAAGGCGATCGCTTCGAGCGTTATCTTCTGCGCTTCGAGGTCCTCGAAGACGGCCCCCCAGCCGCCGACGGACAGCTCTTCGGAGCCCGTGTCCAGCCACACGATGGAGTACGTCGAGAGCCGTTCGAGCGACGGGGTGTGGTTCGTGAAGATGTCCGGGTAGTAGACGTTCGTGACCGTGCCGGTGACGGTTCGGAAGGCCCTCGTCTCCACGTCGAGCCCGTCGATGGTCACGGCGATGCTCGCGCCGGCGTGGTACAGCGCGCTCACGTCGCGGATGAACTCCTTCAGGCTGATGTACGTCTTCGGCAGCTGCTGGTTCGACGACAGCGGCTCCCACGAGTACCAGAGGCAGGTCTGAAAGTACCAGTGGTTGATAAAGGAGAGAATGTTGTCGTGGATCAGAATGCCGTAGTTCTCCTCGGCGCGCGAGTTCGGCGCGAAGTAGGTGCGGCTCCGGTCGAGGACGGCGAGGAACGGCCCCGGAATCTTGACGACGCGCATCTCCAAGTTCGGCCCCGAAAGCTCCCACTCCGCGCTCCGCTCGGCGATGTCTGGCTCGTAGTAGACGGCGACGTGAACGATCACGTCGCGGTCGGCGGCCGCCTGCAGGTCGGCTCGGAGCGACTCGAACTGGTCTGCGGTCAAGGCGAGCTCGACGGCCACGTCGGCCTCGCGGACCTGCGTTCGGACGTGCTCTAACACCGTTTCGGCGTGTTTGACGACCCCGACGCGGTGGTCTTTGAGATCCGGCTGCTCCCACCGCTCTTCGAGTTCCTCGGCGGCGTCGGTAAAGAGGTTGCCGCGCTCCCGCAGGTGCGAGAGGATGTCGACCGGGTCGGACGGCTCCGCGTGCAGTCGGTCTTGATCGATGGTCTCGACGAACCCCTTGGTCTCTAACGACCGAAGCGTCTCGTACACCTGTGAGGTCGGGACGCTGGACTTCTTGGCCACGTCGACGGCCGGCAGACGCCCGTGGTCGACGAGCGTCAGGTACGCATCGGCCTCGTACCCCGTGAGGTCGGCGTTTTCCAGCGCCCGTTTGAGTGTGTCCCGGTCCATACACACGCCTCGGACGCATCGTATGAATTTCTATCGCACTATCGCAAGAACACATATGAATTCGTATATGAACTATCGAAGGAAGTAGCCGGCTACTAACAAAGTAGTTGACGTGATGGTATTCAACGGTAAACTGCGCTCAAGCGACTCCAGAGGGCTTCAAAGTGGTAAAAAGAAATAGCCGGTAGTAGACAAACACAAAATCCGACACGAAGCGATGAGTATGTAGACACCGAATAAATATATTCTACAGAAAGTCAAGGCCCGAGACACGCCGGTAGCGCGGGTCTCCTCGCCGGTTTGGGTCGGCAGACAGAACGCCTCGCACGTCGCAGCGGTGTCTCGTAACCATAACAACAGTACGTCTGTTATGTTTACTCCGAACGGCGACGCGCGGATTCGTCGAGTTGGCGGCTGTAGTAACGCGGTTCGTGATGAGTTCGGTTATTAAATTCACCCGACTATTTCAATATTATACTAGAAAAAATATGTTTTAAATAGGCGAGTAACCGACAGCACCGTCGAAGTCGGTTGTACGCGTTATACGGATGAATGGTGACTCTAAGCCGATACTCGGTCCGATCGACCCGAATCAAATCGTTCATCCAATGTAGTCAAAGAAAGCAGCAATAAAACATATTTGAGGGCATAGTATGTGTAGAAGCAAACAAAATAACACACTTATTTAAATTTATGCAGCATATATCTGATTCTTCTTGGCTCAAAAAGCCGATCGCAAGTTCGAAGACTCATCTGATTTGAATACATATCAGAATGAGTAAAATATCGATGCTACACGGCGACGACTCCGACACGCGACCCCGGCGATAGCGTCCTCACTAGATCGAGCGAGCGCGACGCGCGGTCGGCGACGAGCGCGGTCGTCTCCCGAGTCGCGAGATGCGACCGGGGCTGTCGCCGGTCTCAGTACCGCTCTTTGTCCCAGCGGAGGTCGTCGTACGTCG
This genomic window from Halorubrum sp. PV6 contains:
- a CDS encoding ABC transporter permease, with translation MKPTETETTSVDWRSDSGSSADVTRKERLKEIYEAQIRTPAVIAWSDWRTRFGLLIIGVYILMGLVAVLGLWREPSTSQAPRYLTLFENMNYPLGTTASGTDLMALIIHSTPSILIMITAGAVWATVIAVIIGTVAGYKGGSVDRGLMSFSDLVMAIPGLPLVIILAVTLNPENPVLLGVIINISYWAGLGRSLRSQVLTIRENNYVEASRTMGISTPRIIIKDVIPNLMPYVTVNFVFAARYVMFASVGLYFLGVLPYSTQNWGVTLNFAYSGGALFSLEAAHWLLAPMAAIMGLSLGLILLGQGLDRVFNPRVRTRMAGESKSTAEDDEDTVTEVL
- a CDS encoding ABC transporter permease; the encoded protein is MVNYYVRRTARVFVTVFLVASLTFGLVRLLPGGPFTLLRAQLLRQGVPADEVDARIANLQNIRPNEPLWQQYIDYMLALFQGNLGESISLGEPVVAVIAKAAPWTVFVVLVSTILVFVIGIFIGSLQAYWEGSRFDQLVTGVSISLMSLPFYVVAVIALYIFAYQLGWLPTAGTVSNSVERSLGVPFLVSALKHSILPIVSYTLGAAGGQALAMRGNSIQVLGNDYVQVARLRGLSDRRIATRYVARNAILPMYTGFLLLLGFRLGGTVILEQIFSYTGLGYYMITALNANDYPLMMGTFLVITVALVVGVFIADLTYSRIDPRISAGESDEAY
- a CDS encoding ABC transporter substrate-binding protein; the encoded protein is MISRRHFVTLTGASGAAALAGCTDSSGGGGGDGSDGSDGSDGSDGTGGSGVVDTTLVGATNNGVPTNMHVNPMATQNYDWIAGNHLFERFAAYNFTTQEFELAGLSDWSFDGTTVTLTLRDDLAWDTGDDVTAGDVITQFKLMQKTGATLWDYVESVEQGDDDKTVVLNLSDPTNPQIIKHTLANGDLRIHAYQPVYEKFLDQEASAVQQFKWEEDIHGNGPFSFESKSDQGWTLRRNENFHAADNVNYNTYELLTRTDNTALQQGLLGGELDVVSSLFTPPTIVANFPDRVEEVQLPAKWGYGAIFNHDDEDFGKRKVRQAIAHVINRQQVADNSGPRTKTPAPKVTGIPPEDQETWLGDDLDSFEGYGPNASNTEKAASLLREAGYTKSDGTWQDGDGNALGGSYITPAGWTDWTTATNTVVDQLNSFGFDFEINSLPQGDYFGAYIESNFTMGAFYWLPGGARSSFPYFPLRWQMKIPDIDGGHNFPEGEHTVPAMDGSGEMTLDPLEEITSVATSQDEAAVEETVKRVAWHHNQNIPVLSLVAKVDQSWLTDAEWNVAGEDDPARGVKWPSHWLPKQGKLGAKQ
- a CDS encoding CRTAC1 family protein, with protein sequence MRDGGRAVLVALLLVLAGCSAGGAFGTGGDDAGREPARLQFEDATAASGLSYEATGTGVGSGNSGVYVADVNRDSWPDILATGGAEPALFVNDGGTFTRREALPGVPGEIKSAAFVDVEGDGWPDLLLFGKDGTVRAYHNDEGTFEPTDYGIGTLSYPLGATAADYDGDGDQDLFVYQSGSWRESKPAGYFNLNTTVDTDNGHPNYLYENVNGSFERVRTDDIGGDHWSLAASFADLTGDGRPDIHVANDYNDDTLYVNRGGGSFERRSLGGSTARNGMASEVADVTGDGRPDVFVSNIWFPDLQANMEPERYDRLKRLLEFVIHSSRTKGNTLLVGQGDGTFTDQADGLGVRRGGWGWAASMTDFDNDGDRDLVHTTQHVIRVDREDPVYTYPMAFQSNRSAAGDDGAFTRVNKTVNGMRETDGRGLATLDYDRDGAQELVVATYDDPFVVYDNAGTGDRNSVQFRVVDDAGATALGAEVTVTADGEQTGEQKIHQTDNTDYLSQDSRVEHVGVGDAETVSLRVVWPDGTERRFEDVDANQRFRIAESGIVAVSSTAAEGSADPDSS
- a CDS encoding glycoside hydrolase family 3 N-terminal domain-containing protein, with the protein product MQSSSKQPLYKDDTVTLTKRVDDLLERMTLEEKAGQLVGTWAGQLSEFKSVDDVADEVREHGVGAVASFGWGGAVDMRLDDIVENVNRLQEVALSETRLGIPLLFNVDAVHGHAYVAEGTAFPNGLGVGATWDADRAEQAAAVTATEVRRSGAHQNYSPTCDVARDPRWGRAFETFGESPYLCGKLAAGKVRGYQGDGIEERDSVIATAKHFPAYSEPARGEDAAPVEVSEYVLRNVFLPSFFEALDEDVESVMPCYNAIDGEPAHGSRRYLTDLLRGTLGFDGTIVSDWSGVQMLHGDHKITEDHRGSVRQTRDAGLDIASVDAVDHAEHLVSLVEEGELAEATVDESVRRVLEQKFRLGLFEDAFVDLTEARDVVGADPHREASLDAARESMTLLKNDDLLPLDGDEDVLVAGPNADEPVHQLGGWSVPDAEGTDIVTVRDGIGAVTDGEVVYERGATMNDELDVDAAVEAAADVDVAVVAVGEPWYLHEFGPSVDTGTEPDEFPNRHSLALPDAQRDLVEAIHETGTPVVGVLVTGRPLILDWMAEHVPALLMAYYPGTMGGRAVAETLFGENEPGGRLPISIPRSEGHLPTRFNHFPHPTPIGQDEHPSSYDPLFEFGHGLSYAEFEYGEATLDASTIGPHETTTLQVPVENVSDRAGTEVVQVYVTDHASATVTPVRELRGFERVSLDAGEATTVEVKLDAASFGRVDDDGVRQTDAGEYTVRVGEQTVELRVETTYN
- a CDS encoding TrmB family transcriptional regulator, with translation MDRDTLKRALENADLTGYEADAYLTLVDHGRLPAVDVAKKSSVPTSQVYETLRSLETKGFVETIDQDRLHAEPSDPVDILSHLRERGNLFTDAAEELEERWEQPDLKDHRVGVVKHAETVLEHVRTQVREADVAVELALTADQFESLRADLQAAADRDVIVHVAVYYEPDIAERSAEWELSGPNLEMRVVKIPGPFLAVLDRSRTYFAPNSRAEENYGILIHDNILSFINHWYFQTCLWYSWEPLSSNQQLPKTYISLKEFIRDVSALYHAGASIAVTIDGLDVETRAFRTVTGTVTNVYYPDIFTNHTPSLERLSTYSIVWLDTGSEELSVGGWGAVFEDLEAQKITLEAIAFDGDAQL